The proteins below are encoded in one region of Rhodothermus profundi:
- the lhgO gene encoding L-2-hydroxyglutarate oxidase produces MKGPTVVIIGGGIVGLATAYRLMESLPEVQITVLEKEDRVAAHQTGRNSGVIHSGLYYRPGSLKAICCRQGRAALIRFCEAEAIPYEPCGKVIVAVEEAERSRLQALYERGQQNGVACTLIPPERLRELEPHAQGVAALHVPEAGIVSYRAVAERLQEKLVAAGHRVVFQAPVQRIVPDGRGVVLETPVGTFRADVAVNCAGLYADRIAQMDGLEPGVRIVPFRGEYYELRPERRYLCRHLIYPVPDPAYPFLGVHFTRLIDGRVVCGPSAVLAFAREGYRLTDVSLSELLEMLAYPGCRRLVRRHWRKGFQELLQSLSKRYYLRQARRLIPEVASEDFLPAPSGVRAQAVDREGRLVDDFLVLESPRMVHVVNAPSPAATSAFSIGVLVARQVQARFD; encoded by the coding sequence ATGAAGGGACCAACGGTTGTCATCATTGGAGGAGGGATTGTCGGGCTGGCCACGGCCTATCGGCTCATGGAAAGCCTGCCCGAAGTGCAGATTACCGTACTGGAAAAAGAGGACCGGGTGGCAGCCCATCAGACGGGACGCAATTCCGGAGTGATTCATTCGGGCTTGTATTACCGTCCTGGTTCCCTGAAGGCCATCTGTTGCCGACAGGGCAGGGCAGCCCTGATACGTTTCTGTGAGGCGGAAGCCATCCCCTATGAACCGTGTGGGAAAGTGATCGTGGCCGTTGAGGAAGCAGAGCGTTCGCGCCTGCAGGCACTTTACGAACGCGGCCAGCAAAACGGGGTGGCATGTACGCTGATCCCCCCGGAACGACTCCGCGAACTGGAACCACATGCGCAGGGCGTGGCCGCCCTGCACGTGCCGGAAGCAGGTATTGTCAGCTATCGCGCAGTAGCTGAACGGTTGCAGGAAAAACTGGTAGCAGCCGGTCATCGCGTGGTGTTTCAGGCTCCTGTGCAGCGCATCGTGCCGGACGGCCGGGGCGTGGTGCTCGAAACGCCGGTTGGCACCTTTCGGGCCGACGTGGCCGTCAACTGTGCAGGCCTCTACGCCGATCGAATCGCTCAGATGGACGGCCTGGAGCCTGGCGTGCGCATTGTGCCCTTTCGCGGGGAATACTATGAGCTGCGGCCCGAGCGGCGATACCTGTGTCGCCATCTGATTTATCCAGTCCCAGATCCTGCCTATCCGTTTCTGGGCGTGCATTTTACGCGCCTGATCGATGGCCGCGTTGTCTGCGGCCCCAGTGCGGTGCTGGCTTTTGCCCGCGAAGGGTATCGGCTAACGGACGTAAGCCTGTCCGAACTGCTCGAAATGCTGGCCTATCCGGGGTGTCGTCGGCTGGTCCGTCGGCACTGGCGCAAAGGCTTTCAAGAGCTCCTCCAATCGCTCAGCAAGCGGTATTACCTGCGCCAGGCCCGACGGCTTATCCCAGAAGTGGCGTCCGAAGACTTTCTGCCGGCACCCTCCGGCGTGCGGGCGCAGGCGGTTGATCGCGAGGGGCGGCTGGTAGACGATTTCCTGGTGCTGGAGTCGCCGCGCATGGTACATGTGGTCAATGCACCTTCGCCGGCTGCTACGTCGGCCTTCAGCATTGGGGTGCTGGTGGCCCGGCAGGTGCAGGCCCGCTTCGACTAG
- a CDS encoding YfiT family bacillithiol transferase has translation MADPLRYPIGPFRWPEAPLTTEQREGLIAQLAELPVQVRQAVAQLTEEQLDQSYRPGGWTARQVVHHLADSHVNGYVRFRLALTEEQPQIRTYDQQRWAELPDARLAPVSASIALLEGLHARWVALLRSLQPEDFQRTFRHPEHGLLTLDQALALYAWHGRHHVAHLSLVRLQAEGRGAEAQLPGS, from the coding sequence ATGGCTGATCCTTTACGCTACCCGATTGGACCGTTTCGGTGGCCAGAAGCGCCGCTGACCACAGAGCAACGCGAGGGGTTGATTGCGCAACTGGCAGAGTTGCCGGTGCAGGTGCGTCAGGCGGTGGCGCAGCTCACCGAGGAACAACTGGACCAGTCGTACCGGCCCGGGGGATGGACAGCCCGGCAGGTGGTGCATCATCTGGCCGACAGTCACGTGAACGGCTACGTGCGTTTTCGACTGGCCCTGACCGAAGAGCAACCCCAGATCAGAACATATGATCAGCAGCGATGGGCTGAACTCCCTGATGCGCGTCTGGCGCCCGTTTCAGCTTCTATAGCGTTACTGGAAGGGTTGCATGCCCGCTGGGTCGCGTTGCTTCGTAGCCTCCAACCGGAAGACTTCCAGCGGACGTTTCGCCATCCAGAGCACGGATTGCTAACGCTGGATCAGGCCCTGGCACTTTACGCCTGGCATGGCCGCCACCACGTGGCCCATCTGTCGCTGGTGCGTCTGCAGGCAGAAGGGCGCGGCGCTGAAGCCCAACTACCGGGTTCATGA
- a CDS encoding 2'-5' RNA ligase family protein, with the protein MSPRKTHHTAVVLIPPPSTWPPIQAIRKRYDRQVRRWMPHINLLYPFRPPEAWPALLEPIAERIRPLLPFTVRLSEIRYFRHRSGRCTLWLAPEPRETLDVLQQALLAVVPDCDDVRRFRGGFTPHLSIGQAPNAATCVALQRTLQAQWQPLTFDVTHVSLIWRNAPPDDVFRVGWEIGPDGIQPVTPPAM; encoded by the coding sequence ATGTCTCCCCGCAAAACGCACCATACGGCCGTTGTTCTTATTCCTCCACCGTCCACCTGGCCTCCGATTCAGGCCATTCGTAAACGCTACGATCGCCAGGTGCGGCGCTGGATGCCTCATATTAATCTGTTGTATCCGTTTCGCCCCCCGGAAGCCTGGCCGGCGCTGCTGGAGCCCATTGCCGAACGTATTCGGCCCCTGCTACCCTTTACGGTGCGTCTGTCCGAAATCCGGTACTTTCGCCATCGAAGCGGCCGGTGCACGCTATGGCTGGCGCCTGAACCTCGCGAAACCCTTGACGTCCTCCAGCAGGCGCTCCTGGCAGTTGTTCCTGATTGTGACGACGTGCGGCGCTTCCGAGGCGGTTTTACCCCGCACCTGAGCATCGGGCAGGCACCGAATGCCGCCACCTGCGTCGCACTGCAACGCACGCTGCAAGCTCAGTGGCAGCCCCTTACCTTCGACGTAACACACGTAAGCCTGATCTGGCGCAATGCGCCTCCGGACGACGTGTTTCGCGTAGGATGGGAAATCGGCCCCGACGGCATCCAGCCCGTTACGCCTCCGGCGATGTAG
- a CDS encoding ammonium transporter has product MKTSRRYAYGLLLTTLSLLLASPVLASDPSGQATLEADPAAPANFVWVLLAAFLVFFMQPGFALLEAGLTRAKNTVNILTKNVLDFCMAALAFWAFGYALMFGGSGMAPGLDKGNPYIGYSGFFLSGEAYDVSTILYWLFQMVFAATAATIVSGAMAERTKVTAYLAYSFLVSATIYPIYGHWVWGGGWLGEMGAVDFAGSGVVHAVGGILGLIGAWKLGPRIGKYDEQGRPRPIPGHNLALATLGVFILFFGWFGFNAGSTVAATELRISVIATNTALAAVAGGVAAMYLTMIRTGRVDLLATGNGILAGLVAITAPCAYVAPWAAVVIGALGGLIMLWAAHFVEHTLKIDDPIGAFAVHGAAGLFGVLAVGIFADGTYGVSGLIVGDTHQLVVQLISIVALVLWTSITGWLLFTLLDKTMGLRISREHELAGLDLTEHGMPAYTFDNTQTEKTGKTVGA; this is encoded by the coding sequence ATGAAGACCTCGCGACGCTACGCGTACGGGCTTTTGCTGACCACCCTGAGCCTTCTGCTGGCCTCGCCAGTGCTGGCGTCCGATCCTTCTGGCCAGGCAACGCTGGAGGCCGATCCGGCTGCGCCGGCCAATTTTGTCTGGGTACTGCTAGCAGCCTTCCTGGTCTTCTTCATGCAGCCAGGCTTTGCCCTGCTGGAGGCCGGCCTGACCCGCGCCAAAAACACGGTAAACATTCTCACAAAGAACGTGCTGGACTTCTGCATGGCAGCGCTGGCCTTCTGGGCCTTTGGCTATGCGCTGATGTTTGGCGGCTCGGGCATGGCCCCCGGACTGGACAAGGGCAACCCGTACATTGGCTACTCTGGCTTCTTCTTGAGCGGAGAGGCCTACGACGTTAGCACCATCCTGTACTGGCTGTTCCAGATGGTTTTTGCCGCTACGGCCGCTACGATCGTCTCCGGGGCCATGGCCGAGCGGACCAAGGTAACGGCCTACCTGGCCTACTCTTTTCTGGTAAGTGCTACCATTTACCCGATCTACGGTCACTGGGTCTGGGGCGGTGGCTGGCTCGGCGAAATGGGTGCGGTCGACTTTGCGGGCTCGGGCGTGGTGCATGCCGTGGGGGGCATTCTCGGCCTGATCGGCGCCTGGAAGCTGGGGCCGCGCATCGGCAAGTACGACGAGCAGGGACGTCCACGCCCCATTCCGGGCCATAACCTGGCCCTGGCCACCCTGGGTGTGTTCATTCTCTTTTTCGGCTGGTTCGGGTTCAACGCAGGTAGCACGGTAGCGGCCACCGAACTGCGCATTTCGGTGATCGCCACCAATACAGCGCTGGCGGCCGTGGCCGGCGGGGTGGCCGCCATGTACCTGACCATGATCCGCACAGGCCGCGTGGATCTGCTGGCCACAGGCAACGGCATCCTCGCTGGCCTGGTGGCCATCACGGCACCCTGCGCCTACGTTGCCCCCTGGGCAGCGGTCGTTATCGGAGCCCTGGGTGGACTGATCATGCTCTGGGCCGCCCACTTTGTGGAGCACACGCTGAAAATCGATGATCCTATCGGCGCTTTCGCTGTGCACGGCGCCGCCGGTCTGTTCGGCGTGCTTGCGGTTGGTATCTTCGCCGACGGCACCTACGGCGTCAGCGGTCTGATCGTGGGCGACACGCACCAGCTCGTGGTCCAGCTCATCAGCATCGTGGCCCTGGTCCTGTGGACAAGCATCACCGGCTGGTTGCTCTTTACCCTGCTGGACAAGACAATGGGCCTGCGCATCAGCCGCGAACATGAACTGGCTGGCCTCGACCTGACCGAGCACGGTATGCCGGCCTACACTTTCGACAACACGCAGACCGAAAAAACAGGCAAAACGGTCGGGGCTTGA
- a CDS encoding RNA polymerase sigma factor, which produces MATETLTPSWKTVLKGDRRAFRRLVEPYVDELLRAAHRELEHYRRLKELRPEDLTAEELVGETLITAWRQRHRKPRRLSLRAWLLGLLHRVLQRYVQRERLFRQLWELSLEAPVPSEPIYDDEESFWEWYQPDDIERWEDVLPDPSSLSEERLIVEEVPPEALEPLEPIERQVLLLHDTHALPIQEVAIVVQRSVRETAEILQRARQRVTAART; this is translated from the coding sequence TTGGCTACCGAAACCCTCACCCCTTCGTGGAAAACTGTCTTAAAAGGCGACCGGCGCGCCTTCCGGCGACTGGTCGAGCCGTATGTGGACGAACTGCTCCGCGCCGCCCACCGCGAACTGGAGCATTATCGGCGGCTCAAAGAACTGCGTCCGGAAGACCTGACCGCCGAAGAACTGGTGGGCGAGACGCTGATCACTGCCTGGCGCCAGCGCCATCGCAAGCCGCGCCGGCTGAGCCTCCGGGCCTGGCTACTGGGTCTGTTGCACCGCGTGCTCCAGCGTTACGTGCAGCGCGAACGGCTCTTTCGCCAGCTCTGGGAGCTCTCGCTGGAGGCACCGGTGCCTTCCGAGCCCATTTATGACGATGAAGAATCGTTCTGGGAATGGTATCAACCCGACGACATCGAACGCTGGGAAGACGTCCTTCCAGATCCCAGCTCGCTTTCCGAAGAACGGCTCATTGTAGAAGAAGTGCCGCCAGAAGCACTGGAACCGCTGGAGCCAATCGAGCGCCAGGTGTTGCTGCTGCACGACACGCACGCTTTACCCATTCAGGAAGTTGCTATCGTCGTGCAGCGGTCGGTGCGTGAAACGGCTGAAATCCTGCAGCGCGCGCGTCAGCGCGTAACGGCCGCACGCACCTGA
- a CDS encoding baeRF10 domain-containing protein: protein MEKQTMHLTQTLSPELRDRILARLEQERTEPAYRLLTPSTLRQLGTIQSTRDPIVSLYLELTPERRLKDAWHVAFKDLVRAKLERLEDRRLREQIAGELERIELALQEGLPALGRGVAFFVCESLGLWRQIALPIPLPDRLELASTPYTRPLVRTRDEHDRFVVALLSREHSRFFISQIGYVEEVLTLTGPRLRGMVTDWIDWNQRDDLERQLTHQEGKALATIAALIFQQFEARYLLFSAPEKLKASFLEHLPKAIRAQVGGVFSVEVHAPVAQVATAIEPVQRAVEAREEMRTLERIQESLPERGVWGIEAVIDAINQRRVMTVAVDDALQIAGGYCPHCDLLVLDASKPCPVCGQTVEAEADLVDRALEMALAQDATIELVRSDAARTFMAQHAPMGALLRF from the coding sequence ATGGAAAAACAGACGATGCACCTGACGCAGACGCTCTCGCCCGAGCTGCGCGATCGCATCCTGGCCCGGCTCGAACAGGAGCGCACCGAGCCTGCTTATCGCCTGCTGACGCCTTCGACCCTTCGGCAACTGGGCACAATCCAGTCGACGCGTGATCCTATCGTCAGTCTGTACCTGGAGCTGACGCCAGAACGCCGGCTGAAAGACGCCTGGCACGTGGCTTTCAAAGACCTGGTACGGGCCAAACTGGAACGCCTGGAAGATCGACGGCTGCGGGAGCAGATCGCCGGCGAACTGGAACGTATTGAGCTGGCCCTGCAGGAAGGGCTTCCTGCGCTGGGCCGCGGCGTAGCCTTTTTCGTGTGCGAATCGCTGGGACTGTGGCGACAGATTGCCCTCCCGATCCCGCTGCCCGACCGGCTGGAACTGGCTTCGACGCCCTACACGCGTCCCCTGGTGCGCACGCGCGACGAGCACGACCGCTTCGTGGTAGCCCTGCTTTCCCGAGAGCACAGTCGCTTCTTCATCAGTCAGATCGGCTACGTCGAAGAAGTGCTCACCCTGACCGGTCCCAGGCTCCGGGGCATGGTCACCGACTGGATCGACTGGAACCAGCGTGACGACCTGGAGCGGCAGCTTACCCATCAGGAAGGCAAAGCCCTGGCCACCATTGCGGCCCTCATCTTCCAGCAATTTGAGGCCCGCTATCTGCTGTTCTCGGCTCCTGAAAAACTTAAGGCGAGCTTCCTGGAGCATCTCCCCAAGGCCATCCGAGCGCAGGTAGGAGGCGTGTTCTCAGTGGAGGTGCATGCACCGGTAGCGCAGGTGGCGACCGCCATTGAGCCGGTCCAACGGGCCGTTGAAGCCCGCGAAGAAATGCGTACGCTGGAGCGCATTCAGGAAAGCCTGCCAGAACGAGGCGTCTGGGGTATCGAAGCGGTCATCGACGCGATCAACCAGCGGCGGGTTATGACGGTAGCGGTTGACGACGCCCTCCAGATAGCCGGCGGCTACTGCCCGCACTGCGACCTGCTGGTGCTGGACGCCTCGAAGCCGTGCCCGGTCTGCGGCCAGACTGTGGAAGCCGAAGCCGACCTCGTTGACCGGGCCCTTGAAATGGCCCTGGCTCAGGACGCGACCATTGAGCTGGTGCGCAGCGACGCTGCCCGCACGTTCATGGCGCAGCATGCCCCTATGGGCGCGCTGCTACGCTTCTAA
- a CDS encoding outer membrane lipoprotein-sorting protein, whose product MNSKQLQRAAISQRHGASRPWLFLWLLLGIGVRGPAAQTVDPVALVRAAEEAIKGKTSHAVLEMTVVTPDYRRTRKLEAWWKGNEKALIVTLAPPREAGNRTLKRGSELWMYLQETETTIKIPPSMMLQSWMGSDFTYDDLVRESNLVRDYHIRQVGTDTLEGVPCYVLELLPKPEAPVVWGKLHYWIRQTDRLPARIEYYSEQGERVRTLSFHNVQRMGGRRLPTRWIMHNDREPGRYTEIRLLEVAFDMPIPEAIFSFRALEQ is encoded by the coding sequence ATGAACAGTAAACAACTGCAACGCGCAGCCATCTCTCAACGCCACGGCGCCAGTCGCCCGTGGCTTTTTTTGTGGCTCCTGCTTGGGATCGGCGTACGTGGCCCAGCCGCCCAGACGGTCGATCCCGTCGCCCTGGTACGGGCAGCCGAGGAGGCGATCAAAGGCAAAACCAGCCATGCCGTGCTGGAAATGACCGTCGTTACACCCGACTATCGCCGCACCCGAAAGCTGGAAGCCTGGTGGAAAGGGAACGAAAAAGCGCTGATCGTCACGCTTGCGCCTCCTCGTGAAGCAGGCAACCGCACGCTCAAACGCGGCAGCGAGCTGTGGATGTACCTGCAGGAAACCGAAACCACCATTAAGATTCCCCCCTCCATGATGCTTCAGTCATGGATGGGATCCGACTTCACCTACGACGATCTGGTGCGCGAATCGAACCTGGTGCGCGACTATCATATCCGGCAGGTCGGGACCGACACGCTGGAAGGGGTGCCCTGCTACGTGCTGGAGTTGTTGCCTAAACCGGAAGCACCCGTCGTCTGGGGCAAGCTGCATTACTGGATTCGCCAGACCGACCGGCTGCCCGCCCGCATCGAATACTACAGCGAGCAGGGCGAGCGAGTACGGACACTTTCGTTCCATAACGTGCAGCGGATGGGGGGACGCCGCCTCCCTACCCGATGGATAATGCACAACGACCGTGAACCGGGGCGCTACACGGAAATCCGCCTCCTGGAGGTAGCCTTCGATATGCCTATACCGGAAGCGATCTTTAGTTTTCGAGCGCTGGAGCAATAG
- a CDS encoding ABC transporter permease, translating into MTGRLAWRNLGRNRRRTLLTVAAVFFATFLMVLLRGLQLGTYDFFIRQSTRLSTGYLQIQHADYLDRQSLRQSFRLPDTLFVRIRTTPGITGAAPRLESGGLISNRATSYGVRLLGIDPTYEPEVTDFPARLIAGRMPAPNDHLEIVAGYRLLENLNASVGDTLVLLAETYQGFLTSRFAVVVGALRIGYEVHDRSLVLMPLQALQDLLETGNRVTAVAMAVRRNADVPVVRDRLQAWLSRPLVVRTWEELMPELRQAIELDNISGLLFLFMLLIVVAFGVLNTVLMSVLERSREFGMLLALGMPNERLLRVVFLEAVLVVLLGLILGSAAGFAVNAYLIRHPITLGGELAQLYEYYGFLPVLTSSVAPEIFARTALRVLTIAGLAILYPLWHVLRLEPLKGIRYT; encoded by the coding sequence ATGACCGGACGGCTCGCCTGGCGCAATCTGGGGCGCAATCGCCGACGCACGTTACTCACCGTAGCGGCTGTCTTTTTTGCCACGTTTCTGATGGTGCTCCTGCGCGGGCTGCAGCTCGGCACCTACGATTTCTTCATCCGTCAGAGCACCCGGCTTTCGACCGGCTACCTCCAGATCCAGCACGCAGACTATCTGGACCGACAATCGCTGCGCCAAAGCTTCCGGCTTCCTGACACGCTCTTTGTCCGCATTCGCACCACGCCGGGCATTACAGGGGCAGCCCCCCGCCTGGAAAGTGGCGGCCTGATCAGCAATCGCGCAACTTCTTATGGCGTGCGCCTCCTGGGGATTGATCCCACCTATGAGCCAGAAGTCACCGATTTTCCCGCCCGGCTCATCGCGGGACGGATGCCGGCGCCCAACGACCACCTGGAGATCGTCGCAGGCTACCGCCTGCTCGAAAACCTGAACGCTTCGGTCGGCGATACGCTGGTGTTGCTGGCCGAAACCTATCAGGGCTTTCTCACCAGTCGCTTTGCCGTGGTAGTGGGCGCGCTACGCATCGGTTACGAAGTGCACGATCGTTCGCTCGTGCTGATGCCACTGCAGGCCCTGCAAGACCTGCTCGAAACCGGCAACCGCGTAACGGCCGTCGCCATGGCCGTCCGGCGCAACGCCGACGTACCTGTCGTGCGCGACCGCCTGCAGGCCTGGCTGAGCCGCCCACTCGTCGTGCGCACCTGGGAAGAACTGATGCCCGAGCTGCGCCAGGCAATCGAACTGGATAACATCAGTGGCCTGCTCTTTCTCTTCATGCTGCTGATCGTTGTGGCCTTTGGCGTGCTCAACACCGTGCTGATGAGCGTGCTGGAACGCTCGCGCGAATTTGGCATGTTGCTGGCCCTGGGCATGCCCAACGAACGGCTGCTGCGCGTGGTGTTCCTTGAAGCCGTGCTGGTCGTCCTGCTGGGGTTGATCCTGGGAAGCGCGGCCGGTTTTGCCGTCAACGCCTACCTGATTCGCCATCCGATCACGCTGGGCGGAGAACTGGCCCAACTGTATGAGTACTATGGTTTTCTGCCAGTGCTGACGTCCTCCGTGGCTCCGGAAATTTTTGCGCGCACAGCCCTTCGGGTGTTGACGATTGCAGGGCTCGCCATTCTGTACCCGCTCTGGCATGTGCTCCGGCTGGAACCCCTGAAAGGCATCCGCTACACCTGA
- a CDS encoding ABC transporter permease — translation MVFQDITGLARVAWRNLWRNRRRTLIVLSSVVVGVFVLVLFDTLNLGMVEQILDNHLRLHIGHVQIHRQGYHANPAVAHFFPNARAVQQQVRTFPSVRAVAPRVLAHGLLSSAYNNGGVQLVGIEPRAESLLTYIARQVIVGRYLRGEGREILLGERLARKLEVRPGDRVVAMAARPDGQIGSEVFRVVGLFRTVSADFDRTMAFIPITQARAMLGLPADAAHELTLLLQKAQQADALKARLQALLPETFEVLTYREVVPLLVMQRELYTEMMYLVYLIIGFALIFGIINAMLMAVLERLPEFGVLRALGMSEGRLFLLVSLESLLIGLLGTALGWMLSLPVYAYLARHGLDLAIFSEALAAFGIGSVIYPRLTFRVVWNAWVIIPLVAWLGALYPAWRAIHVEPVEAMRAV, via the coding sequence ATGGTTTTCCAGGACATCACCGGATTGGCCCGCGTGGCCTGGCGCAACCTCTGGCGCAACCGACGCCGCACGCTGATTGTGCTCAGCAGTGTGGTGGTGGGCGTGTTTGTGCTGGTCCTCTTTGACACGCTCAACCTGGGCATGGTGGAGCAGATACTCGACAACCATCTTCGCCTGCACATCGGACATGTCCAGATCCACCGCCAGGGCTACCACGCCAACCCGGCCGTGGCGCATTTCTTTCCGAACGCCCGGGCCGTGCAGCAGCAGGTGCGTACTTTCCCATCGGTGCGGGCGGTTGCGCCGCGCGTGCTGGCCCACGGGCTGCTTTCAAGCGCCTACAACAACGGTGGCGTGCAACTCGTGGGCATCGAGCCCCGAGCAGAATCCCTGCTAACCTACATTGCCCGTCAGGTCATCGTCGGTCGCTACCTGCGGGGGGAAGGCCGCGAAATTCTCCTCGGTGAGCGGCTGGCCCGCAAGCTTGAGGTGCGTCCTGGCGACCGGGTCGTCGCGATGGCTGCCCGCCCGGACGGCCAGATCGGCTCCGAAGTGTTCCGCGTGGTCGGTCTGTTTCGCACCGTCAGCGCCGACTTTGATCGGACCATGGCCTTCATTCCCATCACGCAGGCACGTGCGATGCTGGGTCTGCCAGCCGACGCTGCCCATGAATTAACCTTGCTCCTGCAGAAAGCCCAACAGGCCGACGCGCTCAAAGCGCGCCTGCAGGCCCTGCTGCCGGAAACGTTCGAGGTGCTGACCTACCGGGAAGTGGTACCGCTACTGGTCATGCAGCGCGAGCTGTATACCGAGATGATGTATCTGGTTTACCTGATCATCGGGTTTGCCCTCATTTTCGGGATCATCAATGCCATGCTCATGGCCGTGTTAGAGCGACTGCCGGAGTTTGGCGTGCTGCGCGCTCTGGGCATGAGTGAGGGCCGGCTGTTCCTGCTCGTGTCGCTTGAATCGCTGCTGATCGGACTGCTGGGAACGGCCCTGGGCTGGATGCTCAGCCTGCCGGTGTATGCCTATCTGGCCCGGCATGGCCTGGACCTGGCCATTTTTTCGGAAGCGCTGGCCGCCTTTGGGATCGGTTCGGTGATCTATCCCCGCCTGACGTTTCGGGTAGTCTGGAATGCCTGGGTAATCATTCCGCTGGTAGCCTGGCTGGGGGCCCTCTACCCGGCCTGGCGGGCCATACATGTTGAACCCGTAGAAGCCATGCGGGCTGTATGA
- a CDS encoding ABC transporter ATP-binding protein, with amino-acid sequence MKSNAIVRVEQVTKVYDEGAVPVQALRGVTLTIEPGAFTVIAGPSGSGKTTLLNLLGALDVPTTGRVFFEGQDLSKLSRRERARLRLYKIGFVFQAYNLIPVLTALENVAFVLLLQGVPERERRQRALEVLEQLGIADLAHKRPHEMSGGQQQRVAVARAVVSQPRLVLADEPTANLDSATGARLLDLMEQLNREQGVTFVFSSHDPQVIERGRRLIWLHDGQIKRDETR; translated from the coding sequence ATGAAGTCGAACGCTATAGTTCGGGTCGAACAGGTAACCAAGGTCTACGACGAAGGCGCCGTGCCTGTCCAGGCACTACGCGGCGTCACCCTCACCATCGAGCCAGGCGCATTCACAGTCATTGCCGGTCCCTCCGGCTCTGGCAAGACGACCCTGCTCAACTTGCTGGGCGCGCTCGACGTGCCCACCACCGGACGGGTGTTTTTTGAAGGACAGGACCTGAGCAAACTCTCTCGACGCGAGCGGGCCCGGCTCCGACTCTACAAGATCGGCTTTGTGTTTCAGGCCTACAACCTGATTCCGGTACTGACAGCCCTGGAAAACGTGGCGTTCGTGCTGTTGCTTCAGGGCGTGCCGGAGCGAGAGCGGCGCCAACGGGCTCTGGAGGTGCTGGAGCAACTCGGCATCGCCGATCTGGCCCACAAACGCCCTCACGAAATGAGCGGTGGCCAGCAGCAACGGGTCGCGGTGGCCCGCGCTGTGGTCAGCCAGCCACGCCTGGTGCTGGCCGACGAACCCACTGCCAACCTCGACTCGGCCACCGGCGCCCGCCTGCTCGACCTGATGGAGCAGCTCAACCGCGAGCAGGGCGTGACGTTCGTCTTCTCCTCGCATGACCCTCAGGTCATTGAGCGCGGCCGGCGCCTGATCTGGCTCCACGACGGACAGATTAAGCGCGACGAAACGCGGTGA
- a CDS encoding 6-bladed beta-propeller, with amino-acid sequence MYASFRKWCIVSAVLVAIAACRSKEQAGTVRQHPDRARFTFSEISTWQQVQENEKINRLIGRLKTAKRRWHVGGWGESDPWTLFGEIGDVAQDRKGRIFVLDKENTVVRVFSSDGSYLFSIGGKGEGPGEFLYPEWLELDDYDTLYVTDRRRKIEVFVPAETGYAYYRTILLPITPSGGLCVNDSSLFISQHTSWRDSLIYHLNKQGDLIGKFGNIDYMTENRLVRMFITRNYIVCDFKKQRIFLVYRNAPLIQIYKTDGNLIDQIWIENLPLTGFEEQSDGGIFVASDGIRLANIHFLNDKLISTYMTLKSWKIQKLFGYIFDLDTKQYHLIDSIGVSRIRYIDDHIMIAEDYDEVPNISYYTY; translated from the coding sequence ATGTATGCATCGTTTCGAAAATGGTGTATTGTTAGTGCAGTGCTTGTAGCGATAGCTGCCTGTCGCTCGAAAGAGCAGGCTGGAACAGTTCGTCAACATCCGGACAGAGCACGCTTTACGTTTTCTGAAATTTCTACGTGGCAGCAAGTTCAGGAAAACGAGAAAATCAATCGATTGATTGGGCGTCTTAAAACGGCAAAACGTCGATGGCATGTCGGTGGGTGGGGGGAATCAGATCCGTGGACCCTGTTTGGTGAGATAGGAGATGTAGCGCAGGATCGAAAAGGACGTATTTTTGTTCTGGATAAAGAAAATACTGTGGTACGTGTATTCAGTTCAGATGGAAGCTATCTTTTTTCTATAGGAGGAAAAGGAGAGGGTCCTGGAGAGTTTCTGTATCCAGAGTGGTTAGAACTTGATGATTATGACACCCTGTATGTAACGGATAGGCGTCGAAAAATTGAAGTTTTTGTGCCCGCAGAGACGGGATATGCTTACTATCGAACAATCTTACTCCCTATTACTCCGAGTGGAGGGTTATGCGTCAATGATTCATCGCTTTTTATCTCACAACATACTTCTTGGAGAGATTCCCTGATTTACCACCTGAACAAGCAGGGAGATTTAATAGGTAAATTTGGAAATATTGATTACATGACAGAGAATAGACTTGTGCGTATGTTTATTACCAGGAACTATATAGTCTGCGATTTTAAGAAGCAACGAATCTTTCTTGTGTATAGAAATGCTCCGCTGATTCAGATATATAAAACAGATGGTAATCTGATAGACCAGATATGGATTGAAAACTTACCTTTGACGGGATTTGAGGAGCAAAGTGATGGTGGAATATTTGTTGCCTCAGATGGAATTAGGTTGGCTAATATTCATTTTTTAAATGATAAACTGATCAGTACATATATGACTTTAAAATCATGGAAAATACAGAAGCTTTTTGGCTATATTTTTGATTTGGATACAAAACAATACCATCTTATTGATTCTATAGGTGTGTCAAGAATAAGGTATATTGATGACCATATCATGATAGCTGAGGATTATGATGAAGTCCCCAACATCTCATATTACACGTATTAG